One Mercenaria mercenaria strain notata chromosome 12, MADL_Memer_1, whole genome shotgun sequence DNA segment encodes these proteins:
- the LOC123533510 gene encoding uncharacterized protein LOC123533510, which translates to MPPMPPLPASRVQESCAFPRSGVDYLGPLLVKTVEGPKKVWLCLFSCMVTRAVHLEVIQDMTSNEQNIGSHMENVTKCAVICVIYWDKLAFHGGVSALDGGFYERLVGFVKRALRKTLGRKMLTLFQMQTLIKEVEAVVNSRPLVYVCDDVNSDITLTPSHFLTPNHTQVSQKPVWTAQIWNTTLTKVQVTIC; encoded by the coding sequence ATGCCGCCGATGCCGCCTTTACCAGCTTCAAGAGTACAAGAATCATGTGCGTTTCCAAGGTCAGGAGTGGATTATCTTGGACCATTACTGGTGAAAACTGTTGAAGGACCGAAAAAAGTGTGGCTGTGTTTGTTTTCTTGTATGGTTACCAGAGCTGTGCATTTGGAAGTGATTCAGGATATGACTTCAAACGAGCAAAACATTGGATCTCATATGGAAAATGTGACAAAATGTGCAGTCATATGTGTCATCTACTGGGATAAACTGGCATTTCATGGTGGAGTTAGCGCCCTGGATGGGGGATTTTACGAAAGACTTGTTGGATTTGTTAAACGTGCTTTGCGAAAGACTCTTGGTAGAAAAATGCTAACTCTGTTTCAGATGCAAACATTGATAAAAGAGGTAGAAGCTGTAGTGAATTCAAGACCCTTAGTTTACGTGTGTGATGACGTAAATTCCGACATCACTCTTACTCCAAGTCATTTCCTGACACCAAACCACACACAGGTATCCCAGAAGCCAGTATGGACAGCTCAGATTTGGAATACAACCCTTACGAAAGTTCAAGTGACCATTTGCTGA
- the LOC123533509 gene encoding uncharacterized protein LOC123533509, producing the protein MEKGQRLLNEFWRIWRDEYLICLRERMQAFLKAGRVVSQNGPKVEDIVLIKDNTPRGSWKIGKIQELLFSRDGEVRSAKINLPSGKVLGRPLNRLYPVECSTTEPEQTKKKSAESEIDKRANRPRKKPSGIGKKQDKRKCLTYG; encoded by the coding sequence ATGGAAAAAGGTCAAAGACTCTTAAATGAGTTCTGGAGAATTTGGAGAGACGAATATTTGATATGTTTACGTGAACGTATGCAGGCATTCTTAAAAGCGGGGAGGGTTGTGTCACAAAATGGACCAAAAGTTGAAGATATAGTGCTTATTAAAGACAACACACCAAGAGGTAGTTGGAAGATTGGGAAAATACAGGAACTGTTGTTTAGCAGAGACGGCGAAGTCAGGTCTGCTAAAATCAATTTACCGTCCGGGAAAGTGCTCGGTAGACCACTCAACCGTTTATATCCAGTGGAATGTAGCACTACAGAGCCGGAACAgacgaaaaaaaaatctgctgaaTCTGAAATCGACAAAAGAGCAAACCGACCTAGAAAAAAACCCAGTGGAATTGGcaaaaaacaagataaaagaaaGTGTTTAACTTATGGATAA